A region of Geobacillus sp. 46C-IIa DNA encodes the following proteins:
- a CDS encoding N-6 DNA methylase, whose product MVYERELSHFMDQLRSEANISVIDSVQTIVSIASVKFLELDKERYSLPDELSLGAILKEGAFLAEKVKAVLNEIEAHVPFLKGVYEFSDLFGRLSNNTLYHLLSRIHSFAFTKEQWKQWIESLFVYAGNMAGVEGVELITPAGVNELGIRLLNMEGGEFYDGASGLSGTLCAASEYARRHHCEVALYGQEINQRAWALGKLRLLFHDRTDAHLAKGDTLTEPAFVEGNKLKKFDYIMMNFPFGMRINSYEQLMNDRYDRFVYGRLPRTSADMAFILHALSSLKENGKAVLVVTNGTLFRGGLEAVIREHLLAADLIESVIALPSSLLDGAAIQINLLVLNKNKSAEREGNILFINAENYYGERRRGRRYLRQEDIDRIVAIYHEGLEIDEVSKFVSVREIEEVNLLSNRYLQSSEWTIEPYGKVKFYPDHIKNLPCVQPLKRIGTFYRGINISSKDAETENGPYKVIKLSDVQNGEVLIDQLASYEITNNAKIESYLVQEGDVIISVRGAGIKIAVIPPHEGDILISHNFIGIRPHRHVDPFYLKVFLESPVGQYLLLSKQVGTNVTILNMKDLENIPIPVRPFEEQKEIIMSYLEEQKHIQDMMKQLEKQRLESSLKLYEKMGIRSTFTLMQS is encoded by the coding sequence ATGGTGTATGAAAGAGAATTATCTCATTTCATGGATCAGTTGCGCAGCGAGGCGAATATAAGCGTGATCGATTCTGTGCAGACGATCGTGTCGATTGCAAGCGTGAAATTTTTAGAACTGGATAAGGAGCGTTACAGCCTTCCAGACGAACTCTCTTTAGGGGCGATTTTAAAAGAAGGAGCTTTTTTGGCGGAGAAGGTAAAGGCAGTTTTAAACGAAATAGAAGCACATGTCCCTTTCCTAAAGGGAGTATATGAGTTTTCCGACTTGTTTGGCCGATTAAGCAACAATACATTATATCATTTGTTGTCGCGGATTCATTCTTTTGCATTCACGAAAGAGCAGTGGAAACAATGGATTGAATCGTTGTTTGTGTACGCAGGCAATATGGCCGGGGTTGAAGGTGTAGAGCTGATCACGCCGGCTGGTGTTAATGAGCTGGGCATTCGCCTTTTAAATATGGAAGGAGGGGAGTTTTATGATGGTGCTTCAGGGCTGTCCGGCACGTTGTGCGCAGCAAGCGAATATGCACGGCGACATCATTGCGAAGTGGCGCTGTACGGTCAGGAAATCAACCAGCGAGCATGGGCGCTTGGAAAACTGCGTCTGTTATTTCACGACCGGACCGATGCTCATTTGGCCAAAGGAGATACGCTTACCGAGCCTGCATTTGTAGAGGGAAACAAGTTGAAAAAGTTTGATTACATTATGATGAATTTTCCGTTCGGCATGAGAATAAACAGCTATGAACAACTGATGAATGACCGTTATGATCGGTTTGTATACGGCCGATTGCCGCGAACGAGCGCTGACATGGCTTTCATTTTGCACGCTCTCTCTTCGTTGAAGGAAAACGGAAAAGCGGTTCTTGTCGTCACAAACGGAACGCTGTTTAGAGGAGGGCTGGAGGCGGTGATCAGGGAGCATTTATTGGCCGCCGATTTGATTGAGTCCGTGATCGCTCTGCCATCATCTTTGCTTGATGGTGCGGCCATTCAGATCAACCTTCTTGTGCTGAATAAAAACAAAAGTGCAGAGAGGGAAGGAAACATTTTATTCATTAACGCGGAAAATTATTATGGCGAACGGAGAAGAGGCAGAAGATATTTGCGCCAAGAAGATATCGACCGGATTGTGGCCATATATCATGAAGGGCTGGAGATCGATGAAGTAAGCAAATTCGTATCAGTCCGGGAGATTGAAGAAGTGAACCTTTTAAGCAACCGGTATTTGCAAAGTAGTGAATGGACGATCGAGCCGTACGGAAAAGTGAAGTTTTACCCTGATCACATAAAGAATTTGCCATGCGTACAACCATTGAAACGGATCGGCACTTTCTACCGCGGCATCAATATCTCATCCAAAGACGCAGAAACAGAGAATGGGCCATATAAAGTGATTAAGTTATCTGACGTCCAAAATGGGGAGGTGTTGATCGATCAACTCGCGTCTTATGAAATTACAAACAATGCCAAAATTGAATCATATCTTGTCCAAGAAGGCGATGTCATTATATCGGTCCGGGGGGCGGGGATCAAAATAGCGGTCATCCCGCCGCATGAGGGGGATATACTGATTTCCCATAACTTTATCGGCATTCGTCCGCACCGCCATGTCGACCCATTTTACTTAAAGGTTTTCTTGGAAAGCCCTGTTGGGCAATATCTTCTTTTGAGCAAACAGGTAGGGACAAATGTCACGATTTTGAATATGAAAGATTTGGAGAACATTCCGATTCCAGTGCGGCCGTTCGAAGAGCAGAAGGAAATCATCATGTCCTATCTCGAAGAACAAAAACACATTCAAGACATGATGAAACAACTCGAGAAGCAACGGCTTGAATCGAGTTTAAAACTGTACGAAAAAATGGGAATTCGTTCGACGTTTACACTGATGCAATCGTAA
- a CDS encoding class I SAM-dependent DNA methyltransferase has product MATIGFEEKLWSAADKLRNNMDAAEYKHVVLGLIFLKYVSDTFQEKWEELMKEDPDFAEDRDAYMADGVFWVPETARWSYIAERSKSPEIGKIVDEALDAIEKENDSLKGVLPKNYSRPELDKRILGEIIDLFSNIDVGGSGAKEKDVLGRVYEYFLGKFAASEGKGGGEFYTPKCVVKLMVEMIQPFKGYVYDPACGSGGMFVQSMKFVEEHAGNKFDISIYGQESNPTTWKLAKMNLAIRGIENNLGPKHADTFHEDLHPTLKADYILANPPFNDSDWGQPKLIDDPRWKFGVPPAGNANYAWLQHMIDKLGQNGKAAVVLANGSLSSMTSGEGEIRKNIVNADLVDAIIALPDKLFYTTQIPVCIWILNRNKKHPRKTLFIDARKFGQLVTRKLRELTDEDIRKIADTYINWQNNENYEDVQGFCKSATIDDIREHNYILTPGRYVGIEEEEEDGESFEEKMERLTATLAKQFQKSRQLEEEIRKQLGGIGYEI; this is encoded by the coding sequence ATGGCGACGATCGGTTTTGAAGAAAAGTTATGGTCCGCAGCCGATAAGCTGCGAAACAATATGGATGCGGCAGAATATAAACACGTCGTCTTAGGACTTATTTTCTTAAAATACGTGTCTGATACGTTTCAAGAAAAATGGGAGGAACTGATGAAAGAAGATCCCGATTTTGCGGAAGACCGCGACGCGTATATGGCGGACGGAGTGTTTTGGGTGCCGGAAACGGCCCGTTGGAGCTATATAGCGGAACGTTCGAAGTCGCCGGAAATCGGAAAAATTGTCGATGAGGCGTTGGATGCGATCGAAAAAGAGAATGACAGTTTAAAAGGAGTGCTCCCGAAAAACTACTCCCGCCCTGAGTTAGACAAGCGCATTTTAGGGGAAATTATTGACTTGTTTTCCAATATTGACGTCGGCGGCAGCGGGGCAAAGGAAAAAGACGTCTTAGGGCGGGTGTACGAATACTTCTTAGGCAAATTTGCCGCCAGCGAAGGAAAAGGAGGAGGCGAGTTTTACACGCCGAAATGCGTCGTCAAACTGATGGTCGAAATGATTCAGCCGTTCAAAGGGTATGTGTACGACCCGGCATGCGGCAGCGGCGGGATGTTCGTCCAGTCGATGAAATTCGTCGAAGAACATGCGGGAAACAAGTTTGATATTTCCATTTACGGCCAAGAATCGAACCCAACGACATGGAAGCTCGCCAAAATGAACTTGGCGATTCGCGGCATTGAAAACAATCTCGGTCCGAAACATGCCGACACGTTCCATGAAGACTTGCATCCGACGTTAAAGGCGGATTATATTCTAGCCAATCCGCCGTTCAATGACAGCGACTGGGGGCAGCCGAAATTAATCGACGACCCGCGCTGGAAATTCGGAGTGCCGCCGGCCGGAAACGCCAACTACGCATGGCTGCAGCATATGATCGACAAGCTTGGCCAAAACGGAAAAGCCGCCGTTGTGCTCGCGAACGGCTCGCTGTCCTCGATGACGTCCGGCGAAGGGGAGATTCGCAAAAACATTGTCAACGCAGATTTAGTCGACGCGATCATCGCGTTGCCGGATAAATTGTTTTACACAACGCAAATCCCGGTGTGCATTTGGATTTTAAACCGCAACAAGAAACATCCGAGGAAAACGTTATTCATCGATGCGCGCAAATTCGGCCAGCTCGTCACCCGGAAGTTGCGGGAGTTGACGGATGAGGATATCCGCAAAATCGCCGATACGTATATCAATTGGCAAAACAACGAGAACTACGAAGACGTGCAAGGCTTTTGCAAATCAGCGACGATCGACGACATTCGCGAGCACAACTACATCCTCACGCCGGGCCGCTACGTCGGTATTGAAGAAGAGGAAGAAGACGGGGAATCGTTTGAGGAAAAAATGGAGCGGCTGACAGCGACATTGGCGAAGCAATTTCAAAAATCGCGCCAGTTGGAAGAAGAAATTCGCAAGCAGTTGGGGGGGATAGGGTATGAGATATGA
- a CDS encoding restriction endonuclease subunit S: protein MRYDGWKETRLIDVIDINPRTPLRKGTLAKKVSMQDVAEFTRKIQSYEIAEFTSGSKFKNGDTLLARITPCLENGKTAYVDILEDNEIAFGSTEFIVLRAKEGITDSKFVYYLAISPEFRNIAIKSMTGSSGRQRVQSDVLVNTVIDLPPLEEQKRIANVLSAIDDKIELNNEINQTLEELAQTIFKRWFVDFEFPNENGEPYKSSGGKFVESKLGMIPEGWRVATIGDLGDVVGGGTPSKKREDYFTQNGIPWITPKDLSNSKNRYVERGSVDITEEGLKNSSAKLLPKGTVLFSSRAPIGYIAIAKNEVTTNQGFKSVIPHKDIGSEFMFQVLKYNKDLIESRASGTTFKEISGGELKKVPIVLPKMEVIQRYNEAVRSLGELICNNEEEINALISMRDSLLPKLMSGEIRVVDAEREVEVCLQKSS from the coding sequence ATGAGATATGACGGGTGGAAAGAAACAAGGTTAATAGATGTTATAGACATAAACCCTAGAACCCCTTTAAGAAAAGGAACGTTGGCCAAAAAAGTGTCCATGCAAGATGTTGCGGAGTTTACAAGAAAAATACAGTCATATGAAATTGCCGAGTTTACATCCGGTTCAAAATTTAAAAACGGTGATACTCTCCTTGCACGGATAACACCTTGTCTTGAAAATGGAAAAACAGCTTATGTCGACATCCTTGAAGATAATGAGATTGCTTTTGGCTCTACGGAGTTTATCGTGTTAAGAGCAAAGGAAGGAATAACCGATAGCAAGTTTGTGTATTACTTGGCTATTTCACCGGAATTCAGAAATATAGCAATAAAGTCCATGACGGGATCATCCGGCAGACAAAGGGTGCAAAGCGATGTCTTGGTTAACACTGTGATTGATTTGCCGCCACTAGAGGAACAAAAGAGAATTGCAAATGTGCTATCTGCAATTGACGACAAAATCGAACTCAACAATGAAATCAACCAAACCCTTGAAGAACTCGCCCAAACGATTTTCAAACGCTGGTTTGTCGATTTCGAGTTTCCGAATGAAAACGGCGAACCGTACAAATCAAGCGGCGGGAAGTTTGTCGAAAGCAAGTTGGGGATGATACCGGAGGGGTGGAGAGTGGCAACAATCGGCGATTTAGGGGACGTTGTAGGGGGAGGAACCCCTTCGAAAAAGCGGGAAGACTATTTCACCCAAAACGGCATCCCTTGGATTACGCCGAAAGATTTATCAAACAGTAAAAATCGTTATGTTGAAAGAGGAAGTGTTGATATTACGGAAGAGGGATTAAAAAATAGTAGTGCAAAATTGCTTCCTAAAGGTACCGTTCTTTTTAGCTCAAGGGCACCTATTGGTTATATTGCTATTGCTAAAAATGAGGTCACTACAAATCAAGGATTTAAGTCAGTGATCCCGCATAAGGACATCGGTTCGGAATTTATGTTTCAAGTTTTAAAATATAACAAAGACTTGATCGAAAGCAGGGCCTCCGGAACAACGTTCAAAGAAATTTCAGGTGGGGAGTTGAAAAAAGTACCTATTGTTTTGCCAAAAATGGAAGTTATTCAACGTTATAACGAAGCAGTGAGAAGTTTAGGAGAATTAATATGCAATAATGAAGAAGAAATCAACGCTTTGATAAGTATGAGAGATTCATTATTGCCCAAGCTCATGTCCGGAGAAATTCGTGTCGTTGACGCCGAACGGGAGGTGGAAGTGTGTTTACAGAAGAGCAGCTAG
- a CDS encoding type I restriction endonuclease subunit R, translated as MFTEEQLEQAMIEYFQELGYPYLPVGKLERDKKEVLLLDRLEAALMKLNPGAPFGVIREAMRKIRYFDTNDVLTNNKVFHKYLTETVEVAEFVDGETVYHRVRLIDWEAPENNDFLVVNQLEVSEKGQEKIPDIVLYVNGMPLVVAELKSTSREEVDIEDAYKQLKNYMNVHIPSLFYYNAFLVINDGVKARAGTITAPLDRFMAWKKINIEDDVIENRELETLMFGLFEPKRFLDVIKNFTLFANEAKIMAAYHQYYGMKKAVASVMRAVCADKRAGVIWHTQGSGKSYSMVFLAGNLVRQEQLKNPTIVVITDRNDLDGQLFETFCGASEFLRQTPLQAETRSHLKELLEHRQTGGIVFSTIQKFEEETGLLSERENIIVMVDEAHRSQYGVDPKYDIETGEQKYGYAKYLREALPNATYIAFTGTPIETTDRSTTGLFGDVIDVYDMTQAVEDGATVKIYYESRLAKVKLDEKKMNEIDQEYWRMQVHEGVGDYIIEQSQKSLSRMEQIIGDQDRIREVVTDIIHHYEEREHLVKGKAMIVAYSRNTAFAMYKEIMRQRPDWKDKVKIVITENNQDPEELAKLVGNKQTRKQREKEFKDVDHPFKIVIVVDMWLTGFDVPALDTMYIDKPMKAHNLMQAIARVNRVYPGKTGGLIVDYIGLKKNLMEALQTYTKRDQDKVQENTQARDIALNILEVLRNMFHSFDYRSFFGDSDKKRYEVICGGAEFVQQIEKRKSLFMTETKKLKDVYKICTGLLSKEQKEEISYFIAVRSFIMKSSRTGTPDLKEVNERIAKMLEEAIVEDEVMVLTQAVSSESFDLLNEENIKKLRALPQKNIASTILMRVLKQKLQDVKKTNMTVSQTFSKRFEKILEKYNNRNDYTDVYEVFEELLKFKEELQAAIEEGKQLGLTEEEKAFFDVLGSDPDIKKLMEDEILIQIAKDLAKTVKENRTHDWDKKAQAQARMRLEIKKVLRKYDYPPNKQPKAVEDVLEQAKLQCMNM; from the coding sequence GTGTTTACAGAAGAGCAGCTAGAGCAAGCCATGATTGAATATTTCCAAGAGCTCGGCTATCCGTATTTGCCGGTCGGGAAGTTGGAGCGGGACAAAAAGGAAGTGTTGCTGCTTGACCGGTTGGAAGCGGCATTGATGAAACTAAATCCGGGAGCGCCTTTTGGTGTCATCCGCGAGGCGATGCGGAAAATCCGTTATTTTGATACGAACGATGTCTTAACGAACAACAAAGTGTTTCATAAATACTTGACGGAAACGGTGGAAGTGGCCGAGTTTGTGGATGGGGAAACGGTGTACCATCGTGTTCGGCTCATTGATTGGGAAGCTCCGGAAAACAATGATTTTCTCGTCGTCAACCAATTGGAAGTCAGCGAAAAAGGGCAGGAAAAAATCCCCGACATCGTGTTGTATGTGAACGGCATGCCGCTTGTCGTTGCAGAGTTGAAAAGCACGTCGCGAGAAGAAGTGGATATCGAAGATGCATACAAGCAACTGAAAAATTATATGAATGTCCACATCCCATCGTTATTTTATTACAATGCGTTTCTCGTCATCAACGACGGGGTGAAGGCGCGCGCGGGGACGATCACCGCGCCGCTTGACCGGTTTATGGCTTGGAAAAAGATCAATATCGAAGATGATGTCATAGAAAACCGGGAGTTGGAAACGTTAATGTTCGGCTTGTTCGAGCCGAAGCGCTTTTTGGATGTGATCAAAAACTTCACGTTGTTTGCGAACGAAGCGAAAATTATGGCGGCGTACCACCAATATTACGGCATGAAAAAAGCGGTTGCTTCTGTCATGCGGGCGGTTTGCGCCGACAAGCGCGCCGGGGTGATTTGGCACACGCAAGGGAGCGGCAAAAGTTATTCGATGGTGTTTTTGGCGGGAAACTTAGTCAGACAGGAACAGCTGAAAAATCCAACCATTGTCGTGATCACCGATCGCAACGATTTAGACGGACAGTTATTTGAAACGTTTTGCGGGGCGAGTGAATTTTTACGGCAAACACCATTACAAGCGGAAACGCGCAGCCATTTGAAAGAGCTGTTGGAACATCGGCAAACGGGCGGCATCGTTTTTTCAACGATTCAAAAGTTTGAAGAAGAAACCGGCTTGCTTTCTGAACGGGAAAACATCATCGTGATGGTTGACGAAGCCCACCGCTCCCAATACGGCGTTGATCCGAAATACGATATCGAAACGGGGGAGCAAAAGTACGGGTATGCGAAATATTTGCGTGAAGCGTTGCCGAATGCGACGTATATCGCGTTTACAGGGACGCCGATTGAAACGACCGATCGATCGACGACCGGCTTGTTCGGCGATGTCATTGATGTGTATGATATGACCCAAGCGGTGGAAGACGGGGCGACGGTCAAAATTTATTACGAATCTCGCTTGGCGAAAGTGAAATTGGACGAGAAGAAAATGAATGAAATTGACCAAGAATATTGGCGCATGCAAGTTCACGAAGGCGTCGGCGACTATATTATTGAACAAAGCCAAAAAAGCTTGAGCCGCATGGAGCAAATCATAGGCGACCAAGACCGAATTCGCGAAGTCGTCACGGACATTATCCATCATTACGAGGAGCGCGAACATCTTGTCAAAGGAAAAGCGATGATCGTTGCTTATTCGCGCAACACCGCGTTTGCAATGTATAAAGAGATCATGCGTCAACGTCCGGACTGGAAAGACAAAGTGAAAATTGTCATAACCGAAAACAATCAGGATCCGGAGGAGCTCGCGAAGCTTGTCGGAAATAAACAAACGCGGAAACAGCGGGAAAAAGAATTTAAAGATGTCGATCATCCGTTTAAAATCGTCATTGTTGTTGATATGTGGCTCACCGGTTTTGACGTGCCGGCGCTCGATACAATGTATATTGACAAGCCCATGAAGGCGCATAACTTGATGCAAGCGATCGCCCGCGTCAACCGCGTTTATCCGGGGAAAACAGGCGGATTGATTGTTGATTACATCGGCTTAAAGAAAAATTTAATGGAAGCGTTGCAAACGTATACGAAGCGCGACCAAGATAAAGTGCAAGAAAACACCCAAGCCCGCGACATCGCGTTAAACATCCTCGAAGTGTTGCGCAATATGTTTCATTCGTTTGACTATCGCTCGTTTTTTGGCGACAGTGACAAAAAGCGTTATGAAGTGATTTGTGGCGGCGCTGAATTTGTGCAACAAATAGAAAAACGAAAATCGCTGTTTATGACGGAAACGAAAAAGCTAAAAGATGTTTATAAAATTTGCACCGGCTTGCTTTCGAAAGAACAAAAAGAGGAAATTTCCTATTTTATCGCTGTTCGTTCCTTTATTATGAAATCTTCGCGAACAGGCACACCTGACTTAAAAGAAGTGAATGAACGAATCGCGAAAATGTTGGAAGAAGCGATTGTGGAAGATGAAGTGATGGTGTTGACCCAAGCGGTTTCATCGGAAAGTTTCGATTTGTTGAATGAGGAGAACATCAAAAAATTACGCGCCTTGCCGCAAAAAAATATTGCGTCGACCATTTTAATGCGCGTATTAAAGCAAAAATTGCAAGATGTGAAAAAGACAAACATGACGGTGAGCCAAACATTTTCCAAACGTTTTGAAAAAATATTAGAAAAATACAACAATCGAAATGATTACACGGATGTGTATGAAGTATTTGAGGAATTGCTTAAATTTAAAGAAGAGTTGCAGGCGGCGATTGAAGAAGGGAAACAGCTTGGCTTAACCGAGGAGGAGAAGGCGTTTTTCGACGTGTTAGGTTCTGACCCGGATATAAAAAAATTAATGGAAGATGAGATATTAATTCAAATCGCAAAGGATTTGGCGAAAACGGTAAAGGAAAACCGGACGCACGATTGGGATAAAAAAGCGCAAGCCCAAGCGCGCATGCGCCTTGAAATTAAGAAGGTGCTGCGCAAGTACGATTATCCGCCAAATAAACAGCCGAAAGCGGTGGAAGATGTGCTTGAGCAGGCGAAGCTGCAGTGCATGAATATGTAA